CGCGTGGAGTCAACTCGGCCACCGACGCGGCGGCGGGCAGGACGCGTCCGCTCGCGGCTCGGGCGCCGGGCTGCCCCGCGCCCATGCCCGCGCCGTCTCCGGCTCCGGCTCCGGCGAACGTGCTGATGAGGCGGCGCGTCACGGCCGGTGCGATCATGCCCTCGCCGCGTGCGACCACGCGCACCGCATCGGTCAGGCCGTCGGCCTCGATGTTCTTGAGCAGGAAACCCGCGGCTCCGGCACGCAGCGCGCCGAAGACGTACTCGTCGAGGTCGAAGGTCGTCAAGATGAGGACGTCGGTTCCGGACCCGGCGAGTTCGCGCGTGGCTGCGATGCCGTCCTTGCGCGGCATCCGCACGTCCATCAGCACCAGATCGCAGCCGGTACGGCGGGCGGCCGCCACCACCTCCTCGCCGTCGGCGGCCTCGGCGACGACCTCGATGTCGTCGGCGGCGTCCAGGATCATCACCAGGCCCGAGCGCACCGCCCACTGGTCCTCGGCCACCACCACCCGGATCACCGCACACCGTCCTCGGCTCCTGCAGGGCGCTCCGCCGCGCCGGCACCGCCCGGGTCCTGGGCGGCACCGCCGTCCGCGGCCGACCCACGCGGCTCGGCGCCGGACGCCTGTTCCGCGGGCGACAGCGGTATCTCGGCCCGCACCCGCCACGTCCGCGCGTCCACCGGACCCGCGCTGAACCGTCCGCCGAGCAGCAGCACCCGCTCGCGCATCCCGGTCAGCCCCGCTCCCGCGCCCTGTCCGTGGAGCACCCCGGTCGCCCCCTCCCCTGCCTCGGCGACGCCGTTGCTCACGCTCACGACCAGCGTTCGCCCCCCGGAAGTCTCGCCCGCGCCGATCCCGTCCTCCCGGCCGTTCCCCCGTCCGACCGCATCGCCGGCCCGAACGTCCACGACCACCTCGACCCGCCTCGGATGGGCGTAGCGTAGCGCGTTGGTCAGCGACTCCTGCAGCACCCGGTAGGCGGCGGCGTCGGCGCGCGGAGGCAGCGGCGGCACGCCGTCGGGCCAGGCGACCTCCACCTCCACCCCGGCTTCGCGGGCATCGGCGAAGAACCGGTCGGCGTCGGAGAGCCGGGGAGTCACCGCATCCAGGTGCGATCCGCCCTCCTCGTCGCGCAGCACCCGGATCATGGCACGCATGTCGGTGAGGCCGTGCAGGCTGCTGTCACGGATCACTCCCAGGATTCGGCGCATCCGCGCAGGATCGGCCTCGCGCATCGACAGGGCGGCGGTGGACTGCACCGCAACGGCGCTGAGGTGGTTGGCGATCACGTCGTGCAGCTCGCGGGCCACCCGGCCGCGTTCCTCGGTCACGGCGTTGCGCCGGTCCAGTTCGGCCATCCGCTCGATCTGGCGGGCCCGCTCGCGTTCCAAAGCCGTGCGCTGACGGTGTTCGCGTACGCTCAGGCCGCTGATGACCGGGCTGGCGAAGACCAGGACGTAGAGCCCGATCACCTGGACGAGCTCCAGTAGCCCGCCCCGGAAGGCTCCGAGCATCAGCGCCGCCGCCAGCGACGCGGTCACCGCCACCCCGCCCGCGCAGACCAGGGCCAGCACCGTGTCGGCCGATCGGCGCCGGCCCCACACGCATGCCGCGTACAGAGCGTCGCCGTAGACGATGATCACAGCGGAGGAGGGGCCGATCGCGGCGTCGACCGCGAGGACCAGTGTCGCCGCGCCGAGGACGGCGCCGGGCGCCGTGCGCCGGAAGAGCATCAGACCGCAGACGGCGGCCAGGGTGGCCAGCAGCCAGTGCGGACCGATGCCGTCGCGCCAGAAGTAGGCTCCCACGCCCCACAGCAGCAGTCCCAGCGCGAACATCGCCCCCGCCCACAGGGCGCTTCCAAGGTAGGCGCGGCCACCCAGCAGCGGGTGGTCCAGCAGCTCGCGGCCGGGCGGTCGTCCTCTCACGGCTCCATCCCAGCACGTGCGGCCCGCGGATGCGTACATCCAACGTCGCAGGGATCTCCCTACCCGCGACGATCCCCGGGGAGGGGGCGGCCCGCGATGCTGGGGACATCGACTGCCCGCGCGGGCGTAAGGGGGATCGCTGTGATCGTCGGGCTGATCCTGGCGTGCGAAGCGCTGTTCTGGATATTCGCGGCAGGCGGGCTCGCCGCCCGCTACGTACTGCGGCGCAGCCGCCTGAGCAGCGCGCTCCTGGTGTCGGTACCGCTGGTCGACCTGGTACTGCTGGCGGTGATCGCGGTGCATCTGGCGCTGGGCGGGACGGCGGACTCCTCGCACGGTCTGGGCGCGCTCTACCTCGGTTTCACCGTGGCCTACGGGAGCAGCGTCGTCGGCTGGCTCGACGTGCGCTTCGCCCATCGCTTCGCCGGCGGGCCGCCGCCGACGCGACCGCCCAAGCGCGGCATACCGGCCGTGCGGCGCGAAGCCGCCGCGTGGCTGCGCTGCGTAGCGGCGTGCGCGGTCGGCGCCGGCGTCCTGGGCGCACTGATCCTGCTGGTGGGCGATCCCGAACGCACCGCGGCCCTGCAGCAGACGTTCCCTCCGCTGGGGATCGTCCTCGCGATCCACACCGTCGCTTCGGTGTGGATCGCCGCCGAGGCGCTGCTGCGCCCGGGCTCCGGCGCCGAGGACGGGGACGCCGTCGCCGGGGGCGGCCGCCGGTAGCGGGCGGCCGTGTGCTCGGCGCCGCGGACGGCGCCGAGCACACGGTCACGGCCGGTGCGGCCGGCCTATGCCGCGGTCGACGCGCGGCGGCGTTCGGCGCGCTGCTCCCGTTGCCGCTTGGCTTCGACCGGGTCGAGGACCGGGGCCGCTGTCAGCAGCTCGCGGGTGTAGTCGTGCCGGGGCGCCTCGTAGACGGTGTCGCTGTGGTCCAGCTCGACGATCTCGCCCTGGCGCATGACCGCCACCCGGTCGCTGACCTGGCGGACCACGGCCAGGTCGTGGGCGACGAAGATGTAGGTCAGATCGAAGTCGTCCTGGAGCTCGTCGAGCAGCCGCAGCACCTGGTCCTGGGTGGACACGTCCAGAGCCGATACCGGTTCGTCGCAGATGACCAGCTTGGGCCGCAGGATCAGGGCGCGGGCGATGGCGATGCGCTGGCGCTGGCCGCCGGAGAACGCGTGCGGGAAGCGGTTGTAGTGCGACGCCTCCAGGCCTACGCGCTCCAGCAGCTGCTGGACCTTGCGCTGGATCTGCTTGGTGTCGGTCTCGCCCTGCACCCGCAGGCCGGCGCCGATGCTGTCGCCGATGGTGACGCGGGGATTCAGCGACGAGTACGGGTTCTGGAAGATCATCTGGATGTCGCGGCGCAGCGGGCGCAGCTTGCGCTCGGACAGCCGCGTGATGTCGCGGCCTTCGAAGGCGATCTCTCCGGAGGTGGGGGTGAGCAGCCGGGTGATCATCCGCGACAGGGTGCTCTTGCCGGATCCGGACTCGCCCACGATCCCCAGCGTCTCGCCCTGGTGCAGGTCGAAGGAGACGTCGTCGACGGCGTAGAAATCGCTGGCACCGCCCAGCAGACCGCCGCGGACTTTGAAGCGCATGCGGGCGTTGCGCACCGACAGCAGCGCCGCGTCCTCGTCGCTCTTCTCCGGTTTGGCGGTGGCGCCGGTGCGCTGCTCGGCCGCCTCCGCGTCGGCACGCCGGCGTGCGCGCTGAGCTCGCTGGGCCTGCTCGCCCTGGCCTTCGGAGGCGGGCTCCAGGCGCTCGGCGCGCACCTGGGCGCGGCGCTGGGCGCGGGAGACGTCCACTCGCGGGACCGCGGCGAGCAGCGACCTGGTGTAGGGGTGCGCGGGCGCGGACAGGACGTCGCGCACGTCGCCGCGTTCGACGACGCCGCCGTTCTGCATCACCAGGACCTCGTCGACCGACCCGGCCACCACCGCGAGGTCGTGGCTGACCAGGATCAGCGACATCCCCAGATCGTTGCGCAGGTCGTCGAGCAGGTCGAGGATCTGGGCCTGGACGGTGACGTCCAGGGCGGTGGTGATCTCGTCGGCCAGCAGCACCGTGGGTTCGCACATCAGCCCCATGGCGATCAGCGCGCGCTGGCGCATGCCGCCGGAGAACTCGTGCGGGTAGGAGTTGATCCGCTTGGCGGCGTCGGGGATGCCGACGCGGTCCAGCGATTCGACGGCGCGGGCCCGGGCGTCGGAGGCGGAGGCGCCGGGCCGGTGCACCTTGAGCGCCTCGATCAGCTGGTTGCCGATCGTGTACTGCGGGTGCAGCGAGGACATCGGGTCCTGGAAGACCATGGCGATGTCGTTGCCGCGCATGGCGCGGACCCGGGTGTCGCTCGCGGTGTTGATGCTGGTGCCGGCGACGGTGATGTCGCCGGTGACGTCGGCGTTGGTGCCGCGGTGCAGGCCCATCAGCGCCAGGGACGTGGCGCTCTTGCCCGAACCGGACTCGCCGACGATGCCCACCGCCCCGCCGTCGGGGACGTCGAAGGAGAGGCCGTCCACCGCGGTGAGCCGCCCCTCCAGGGTGGGAAACGTGATCCGCAGATCCTTGACGCTGACGACCGGATCGGTCATGGCCGCCTCACCTTCGGTCCGGTTGGCCCCTGCGGGCGTGTTTGCGGTGCTGGACACGGAAATCGGCATGGCTTTCCCCCTGCCTCAGGCGCCTACGCGCACGCGGGGGTCGACCCAGGCGTAGAGCACGTCGACGATCAGGTTGCACACGACCACGAACGCCGCGGTGAGCAGGGTGACTCCCAGGACCACCGGCAGGTCGTTGCCGCGGATGGCGTCGACGGCGAACTTGCCCAGGCCGGGGAGGGAGAACGTGCTCTCGGTGAGCACCGCCCCGCCCAGCATCAGCCCGAAGTCCAGGCCGAAGATGGTGATGATCGGGGTCAGCGCGGCGCGCAGGCCGTGCTTGGTGACCACCGTGCGCTCGGGCAGGCCCTTGGCACGGGCGGTGCGGATGAAGTCCTCGCCCATGGTGTCGAGCATGCCGGCGCGGGTCAGCCGCGCGTACATCGCAGCGTAGAGGAACGCCAGGGTCACCCAGGGCAGGACCAGCCCGTGCGCCCAGGCGAGCGGGTTCTCGGTGATGCCGGTGTAGCTGCCGCCCGGCGGGAAGATCGGCCAGTAGTAGCTCAGCAGTGCCAGTGACACCAGGCCGGTGAAGAAGATCGGCAGCGAGACGCCGGCCAGCGCGGTGATCATCGCCGCCCGGTCGAGCAGGGATCCGCGGCGCAGCGCCGAGAGCACGCCGATGGACACGCCGGCCAGCACCCAGATCACGGCGGCGCCGATCGCCAGAGAACCGGTCACGGGCAACCGGTCCATCAGCTGCGGCCAGACCTCGGTGTTGGTCTTGAAAGAGTAGCCGAAGCACGGGGCGTCGCAGTGGATGATGTCGGTGCCGCTGTCGTACTCCGTACCCGTCACGAGTCCGGAGACGAATTCCCCGTACTGCACGGTGATCGGCTCGTCGAGGTTCAGCCGCTCCTTGACCGCGGCGATGGCCTCGGGGCTGGGCGACTTGCCGACGTAGCGGGCCGCCAGCCCGTCGGAGTCGATGCCGGCCAGGCGCGGCACCAGGAAGAAGATCGCGAACACGACCATGGTGACCACGAGCAGGAGGACGACGCCCGCGACCAGGCGGCGGAGAATGTATCGGATCACAGCGGGCGGCCGAAGCCTTCACCTGCCTTGCTACGAGTGAGAATGCCGGGGGTGCGGCCGGGCTTGTGGCCGTCGCGCACCGGTGACAGACCCGGGACCGGGCCCCCGCTGGTGCGCGGGGGCCCGGCCGGATCAAGGGTCAGTTCTGCTCCAGCCCCAGCGCGGAGTAGTCGTACATCTTGTACGCCTCGCTGAAGTAGACGTTGCTCAGGCCCTCGGGCCGGTAGAGCAGCGCCTTCTGGTTCAGGTAGGGCAGGAACGTGGCCGAGTCCATGGCCAGGGCGTTGACGTCGGCGTAGATCTCCTCGCGGGAGGTCGGGTCGTCCGTGGTCGCCGCCTGGTCCAGCAGCTTGTT
The genomic region above belongs to Streptomonospora salina and contains:
- a CDS encoding ABC transporter permease, giving the protein MIRYILRRLVAGVVLLLVVTMVVFAIFFLVPRLAGIDSDGLAARYVGKSPSPEAIAAVKERLNLDEPITVQYGEFVSGLVTGTEYDSGTDIIHCDAPCFGYSFKTNTEVWPQLMDRLPVTGSLAIGAAVIWVLAGVSIGVLSALRRGSLLDRAAMITALAGVSLPIFFTGLVSLALLSYYWPIFPPGGSYTGITENPLAWAHGLVLPWVTLAFLYAAMYARLTRAGMLDTMGEDFIRTARAKGLPERTVVTKHGLRAALTPIITIFGLDFGLMLGGAVLTESTFSLPGLGKFAVDAIRGNDLPVVLGVTLLTAAFVVVCNLIVDVLYAWVDPRVRVGA
- a CDS encoding response regulator, which produces MIRVVVAEDQWAVRSGLVMILDAADDIEVVAEAADGEEVVAAARRTGCDLVLMDVRMPRKDGIAATRELAGSGTDVLILTTFDLDEYVFGALRAGAAGFLLKNIEADGLTDAVRVVARGEGMIAPAVTRRLISTFAGAGAGDGAGMGAGQPGARAASGRVLPAAASVAELTPREREVLAWVGEGLSNRQLARRLGITEPTAKTHVSRILAKLDLQSRVQAAIAAQELGLTR
- a CDS encoding sensor histidine kinase — protein: MRGRPPGRELLDHPLLGGRAYLGSALWAGAMFALGLLLWGVGAYFWRDGIGPHWLLATLAAVCGLMLFRRTAPGAVLGAATLVLAVDAAIGPSSAVIIVYGDALYAACVWGRRRSADTVLALVCAGGVAVTASLAAALMLGAFRGGLLELVQVIGLYVLVFASPVISGLSVREHRQRTALERERARQIERMAELDRRNAVTEERGRVARELHDVIANHLSAVAVQSTAALSMREADPARMRRILGVIRDSSLHGLTDMRAMIRVLRDEEGGSHLDAVTPRLSDADRFFADAREAGVEVEVAWPDGVPPLPPRADAAAYRVLQESLTNALRYAHPRRVEVVVDVRAGDAVGRGNGREDGIGAGETSGGRTLVVSVSNGVAEAGEGATGVLHGQGAGAGLTGMRERVLLLGGRFSAGPVDARTWRVRAEIPLSPAEQASGAEPRGSAADGGAAQDPGGAGAAERPAGAEDGVR
- a CDS encoding dipeptide ABC transporter ATP-binding protein, whose product is MTDPVVSVKDLRITFPTLEGRLTAVDGLSFDVPDGGAVGIVGESGSGKSATSLALMGLHRGTNADVTGDITVAGTSINTASDTRVRAMRGNDIAMVFQDPMSSLHPQYTIGNQLIEALKVHRPGASASDARARAVESLDRVGIPDAAKRINSYPHEFSGGMRQRALIAMGLMCEPTVLLADEITTALDVTVQAQILDLLDDLRNDLGMSLILVSHDLAVVAGSVDEVLVMQNGGVVERGDVRDVLSAPAHPYTRSLLAAVPRVDVSRAQRRAQVRAERLEPASEGQGEQAQRAQRARRRADAEAAEQRTGATAKPEKSDEDAALLSVRNARMRFKVRGGLLGGASDFYAVDDVSFDLHQGETLGIVGESGSGKSTLSRMITRLLTPTSGEIAFEGRDITRLSERKLRPLRRDIQMIFQNPYSSLNPRVTIGDSIGAGLRVQGETDTKQIQRKVQQLLERVGLEASHYNRFPHAFSGGQRQRIAIARALILRPKLVICDEPVSALDVSTQDQVLRLLDELQDDFDLTYIFVAHDLAVVRQVSDRVAVMRQGEIVELDHSDTVYEAPRHDYTRELLTAAPVLDPVEAKRQREQRAERRRASTAA